Sequence from the Clostridium saccharobutylicum DSM 13864 genome:
CTAAACTTCCTCCTTAAGGCACATAAAAAAATAACAATTTCATGTGCCTAAAACTTATCTCTCTATTCATTTTATCTATTTAATTAAACTAAAATACCATTAAATATTAAATTATAAGTGGAATTATAAAAATTTAAAAATGTTCTAATATTTTTTATAGTGATAAAAATGTTAATTTATCACGGAGTGTACATAATCAATTTTTTTAATAAAAATAAGAAGTACCATCTTCAGCACTTCTTATCATCATATTTTTAATTATTTATCTCTATATTACAAATCATAAAATTAAATATATCCATATTTTCTTTTATTCTTGATAATGTTGTTGATTTAGGAATAGTGGTAACCCCCATTTGCAAATCCCATCTTAATACTATTTGTGAAATTGAAAAAAATGACTCCTGTTCAATACAGAAATCATCTTCTTAACGTTACCTAAACTTTTTTTAACTGACCTTGACAAAAGGTACATTTTATTTCGTAAGTTACTTTTTTATTTGTATATCATTACGATATTCTTTTTACCTCATAAAATACGCCTTCAACAAAATAAAGCAAAGTATCGTTATCTTTAATAAATAAAGTAGCTCCTTCACCATTTTGGTTCGATATATCTAATTCAGTAATAGAATCAGTATCAACACCTATTTTTGAAAGATTAGTATGATAATCACTGACTATAGTGTTTTGTGTTTGATTAGTCGTTGTATATTTTGGGTTATTATAAGACACATCCCCAACAGTTGCTACTTGACTAGAAAAGCTCATTTTCTCCCCTATTAATGAGTCATCAGCACCAGCCGATACCTTTGCATACCCAGCTACTTTTTTTAATTCCCAGTTACCATAAAATGATTTTTGATCTTTGTTACTTTCTTTAGAAGTATTTTGTGAACTGGTATTATTATTTGTGCTCTTTTCTGTTTTATTAGTATTTGTGTTTGTACTATCTTTTTTATTACTATTTGTATTGTCACTATCTTTTTGTGCAGCAACATTATTATCCTTTATATCAGTAGTAGTGTTTTCTTGATTATCAGTTGTAATAGCCGTATCTTTTGTACTATCATTACTTTGTACTTTTTGATTCCCACAACCACTTAATGTTATTAGCATAACTGCTACTGATAAAATAATTTGTATACGCTTCAATTCTATTCTCCTTTTCTATTGTGAATATATATAATGTAAATATTATACTTATTATACCATAAACCTCTAAATCATTATATATAGCTATGATAGTACAAAAATCCTTGGATAATATCTTATCAAAATCTACCACACAAATTATTTAATTCAATAAAACGACTTACAAAAAAATGCTACCAGTATCTTTCATCCTATTCCAATATAATGCAAAGAAATCGCCACTGCTTTACTTAATACAAGGTAGTTTCCTGATCTATCTATGCCTATCAAAATTAAAATGATTCCTACAATAATCATTAAAATAGAATATTTGTACTCCCTAATAAATGTGCTCCCCATTTTTATTTACCCCCTTCTTCTTTAAATCCTTATAGTTAAATTTTCTATTTAATCGTGTACTATAACTTAAATAATTGTCAAATTAAATACATGAAATAAGTGATAAACCAAAGATTCAATGTATATTTTGCATACAGCAAAGCATAATATCACTGATATTGCAAATCTAGTTATATTTTGTATTTCCATAATACCATTTTAAGTTAAAAATTGAAAATTTAATATTGATTTATCTTTCATGAACATTTCATTTTTGAAAGATTTCTCTTTTTTAAAAAATAACAAATCCTTCTACCAAGATTATTGGGGACTTGTTATTTTCTTTCATATGACTTAATTAACCTATTGCTTTCAAAATTTTCTTAATTATCTTATATGAAATAAAAGTTACTACACCTATTATAATTAAATCAGTTGCTAACATCTCAAATGATTCAAAGCTCACATATGGTTGCATTCTTGCATTTCTAAATAATCTATTAGAAAGTACTTCATCCACAATTAATAAATCTGCAAATGAACCTATTGCTAAAGATATATAAGTAACTATCATATTTTCATTAGCTTTACATGAAAATATCTTGCTTGACGCTTCTAATTTATATTTCTTTTCAAATATATTAAATATTACTAGCATAATTGCTATTATAACTATTAAAACTGCAATTCCTTTAAATGTTTTTGCCCATTCGCCACTATAATAAGGCCTTCCATAAAATAACATATTAGCATGATCATTGTATCTACGCACTGGATATCTAAAAATCGCATTCATTATAGGCGTAAGTATATGAAGATAACTCATGATTATTCTAAGCTTTAGCCAAATAACCATTGTTGATAATAGTAATGCTATCATTCCAAAATAAGCTATTATTGAATTTGAAAATAATAAATCTATTTCAATCAATAAAAGTATTCCAATCGTACCAAATAGCAATAATCTAAGGATCTCTATAAAAATAACTTGAGTATATCCATTTACAATCGATATAAATTCATAATTTTGTACATACATCGTAACAGCCATATATATATACATTATTACAAATAGCCCAAGAGTCATAAGTAAACATATTAATTCATTAACTTTTATTTGTTTTTTAGTATACGGTCCACTACACAAAAACATCATCGTATTTCTTTTATTAGCCCCATTAGCAAAGATGTATATTGCCAGGAATATAAATACTAATATTACATATGCATCCAAATTATTAACTTCATAATTATTTGATTCTGCCGTTCCAATAGCCTGACATATATCTCTTATATTATCTTTTAAAATCATATGTGCAATAAATCCCCATGTTATAAGTCCAATCACAATAGGTACTTTACTGGCATTAAACCATTCATAAAGCAATCCTTTATTCAAATATTTTCTCATTATTATCCTCCTTGTCCACTTTGTAAATAAATATGTCTTCTAAGCTTAAATCTATCTCCTCTATAAATAATGGATTTAATTTTTCTAATTCTTTTATTAATTGCTCATCATATTCATCTGTTACAATTGTAAATACTCTACCAAGTTTAGATATCTTAAATGTTCCTTTTAGTCTCAAATCCTCTTCACTGACTGGCTTATCAAAAGCAACTTGAATTTTTTTAATCTTATTTTTCATATTTTCCACCGAGTTTTCATAAGATATAACGCCTTCATCAAAAATAGCTACTTCATCACATATTCTCTCTAATTCACCTAAATGATGTGAACTTATAACTATTGTTGTACCATTTTCAAAAACTTCATCTAGGAATATCTTTAATAATTTATTTTTAAGTATTGCATCCAAGCCTGATGTTGGTTCATCTAGTACTAAATATTTAGCATGAATTGAAAATGCAAGCATTATAGAAAGCCTCATTTTCATTCCTTTGGATAATTGAAAAATAAACTTATTTGTTGGTATTTTAAAAATCTCATTTAATTCATTAAACTTCTTTTCATCAAAATTATCATAAGTATATTGGTAATACTTCAATACTTCTTTAACCTTGAATTTTGTCTGCATGATGTTTTCATCCGCTACATATCCTATTTGACTTTTAACCTCTCCGTTATCATAAACTTCTTTCCCATCATAATTTATATTTCCGCACGTAGGCTTATATATTCCAGTTAAACATCTAAGTAAAGTAGTTTTACCAACACCATTTGGTCCAATTATTCCAAATATAGTACCTTTATTTATTTTTAAATTGACTTCCTTTAAAATTTGTTTTCCGTCTATTTCAAAGGATAAATTATTCACCTCAATCATTTATTATCAACTCCTAATTCAGAAAATATCTTAAGTGCTAATTCAACAAATGAATCTTTATTCATTCCATTGTAACTTGCTTCTAGTATTATCTTTTTTAATTCTTCTGAAATATGCTGCATCTTATTTTCATCCACCTTACTTTTAAAATTATCTACTACAAAAGTTCCTTTACCTCTTAAAGTTTCAATTATTCCGTCTCTTTCAAGCTCTCCATAAGCTTTGCTTATTGTATTTGGATTTATTGTAAGAATTCCTGCCATTTCCCTTACTGAAGGTATTTTATCTCCCCCTTGCAAAGCTCCCTTTAGTATTAGTTCCTTAATACCTAATTCTATTTGTTCATAAATAGGAGTACTACTCCTAGGATCAACCTTTAACATGTCTTCTTGCCCCGTTGTCATTATCTTCATTAAACTGCGCAACACAATAGTCAATTACCATTCCTTCACCCTCATCAACCATTACTAAATCAAGAGTGCATTCACTTGTTTCATTATCATTGTCAATATATTGCTCCGGAGGAGTTGATTTAATTTGTAACCTTACTGGTTGAATCTTCGTAGGTTTATAAGGTAGCGATAATCTTTGTTGAGCTTTATTATAATCATCTATAATTAACTCCTTTTGTTTATCATCAAGTTCCTCTACTTTCTCTATTTCTATTTTATTAAAATTCAATTGTGAGTCAGTTAGTCTTTTTCTTTTTGAAAGACATTCCTTAAATTCACCTGTTTCTTTTCCCATTCCATACTCATCAAACACTACAATTTTATTATCTTCCATTTGAGTAAGCACATCATTAACAGTGTCAAAATGCTTTTGCTTTTGATACATTTTTCCATTTGAATTTGTACAAAGCATTACTGTAACTACAACAAAAGCTCCAACTCCAGCTGCTATAATTGATTTTTTCATATTATATCCTCCTATCCGTACTAGGTGTACTAGTATCACTAGTACACCAATATTATACGCACATATTTTTCCATAAGTCAAGAATAATTTTCCATGGTTAAATATTTTTTCAAGAAACTTGCCATTTAAAACATAATATATTTAACTAAAATTATTACAATGCTCATGAAAGAAAATAATAAGCTCATCTGCCAAGCCAATTTTTAATAATGCTGAATTAGCAGATTCCTGTAATATCTCCCCCCGAGATAAATCTGCTTTCTTGTCTTATGAAAAATAATCATAACATTTTGAACTTGTTATTTTCTCTCATGCACCTAAAAATTTTACTCAATGCAAAATAAAAAAAATAACAAGTCCATTTGTCAATCTATTTTCCATCATGCTGCGTCGGCAAATTTCCCTAATAGGTCCACTATGAGGTCAATTTGTCTCCTTGCCTGATGAAAAATATCCATGGCAAATTTGGACTTGTTATTTATTTTCATGTGCCTTATTTTCAATTTATAAATTACTTCTTTAAATCTTACAAAAAATTAATATATCTAAAGTAATGCTGCTTGAAAGCACAATGCTTGACCACTATATCCAATTATAGTGTTTCCATCACGCTTTATATAAACCGGATTTTCTCCATAAACAGGATGAACATATTTAACTTCTATATTATTACTTTTAGTAGTATCACAAAGTTCTTTAAGAATAAGTAACCCTTGTACAACTGGATTTTCTGTAAGATGAATAGAATTCGTATCACCAGTTAAATGACTAAAATCTGCAATCTCTTGTTTTGAAAAATTACGCCATAAAGTTCCCTCTTCTTTGATAATTTCTGCTGCTGATTCTTTTACTGTTACATTCATCATTAAATAAACTGTCAATGTTTCTACAATTTCATTGCCGACATATCCATTACAATTTATTACACAAAGTCTTTTGTTACTTTTTACAATTTCATTTTTATAAGTTTCATTATTTGATTTTGGTTTAAATCGTTGATACTTTACCTTAGCAATAAATGCACCATCATAAAAAAATCTTCTTTTGTAGCAAATGCTCTAAATAAATCTATCATTCTATTCTCCTTTTTAATCACATTGGACTTGTTATTTATTTTCACGTGATTTATGTTTCTGACTTTTTACAATACTTAATAATCTCTTTTGATACTGGTAGATAAGTTATTTCTACATCATCTCCATTATGCCAGTCAAATGGCTTATCAAATTCTATTCCATTTACCTTGCAAGTAACATACTGTCTGCCTTTTAATGTATGAATATGGTATTCCACATCTTGTACTATTCCTGTTGTAGTTTTAAACTTATTAGTTATAATAGTCGATGATTCAATAAAAAATACACATAATAATTCAACACACACAAAAGAAAGTAAAATTCCAGCTACTATTCTAGGAAATTTGTATTTTATTGTTATATTACCTATCGTTTCATTTCCATTGTCTTTTTTATATCCATTTATTCTATTGTTTCTTTCATAAACATTTCTAAAAGCATTAATATTTTTATTTTTAATATTATGCATTGATTCCCAGCATAAATACGATGGTAAAGAAAATATCAAAGCACCAAGCAATGGAGTAATTGCTCCAGCTATACCAGCTTCCCATATATTTTTCCTTGAAATGCATATAAAGAGTATTATAATCCAAAGTATAAAGAGTATTATAATTGTTTTAACTATCTTTTTCAATATTAAATCACCTACATTGATAATTTTTGACTATATATTTACATAGATAATTATCTTTAAATTTAGACTTATGTAGTAACTAACCCAAAGAAAGGGTGCTTTGTTGTTTCGGTTACTAGAGAAAAGAGCACCCTCTATTTAAGTTAGCTATTCCATAAATCTAAGTTTTGATTTAGATATCTATAATTAGTAATCTTACTAATTGAACATTTATAAAAGTAGCAATTCAGGTTTGAGTAACAATATCTTTTAGAACCCTTCAGCGAAATTTTCATAGTTCTATAGAACAAATATGTATCTAATTTCGGCTGGTATTTCCCTAATCTCTATTCTCATTGCGTAACCCTATATCTGTTGCAACAGATATTATATACATAATTCTTATTATATCATCCATATTTTTACATTTCAAATAATTAATAAAATATGTTGTACTAAATATCAAAATAATGTGCAAAAAGAATAGACTATATCGCAAAAATTAATAAGAAAATCTGCTTTGCAGACTATGCTTTTCTGTGTTAACATTTTATTTATATTTAAATTACCTTTACTACCGTTGTAATTACAATACTCCCAAATTTATTTACAGATTTGACTCTATGATAATTTCCTAAAGAATAAAAAATATTTAAAAAGCTATTTTATTTAAGGAACTCTTTTCAATAAATATAGAAATAAAAATGATGTCAAAAAGTTATACTTCATGACATCATTTTTTTAAATCTTTGATAATGTGGTTGTTCCAGAAAGAATTAATAAATCTAAAATATTTAATCGAGTTGTTTTAAAAAATGATCTAATCGGTGAAAAATACAATATTCCTCCCTGCATTATTAAGCAAACAACAGATGCAGCATTCATATATCTATTTTTGCACTTCTTATTTGATTTACAATCATATACATTTACTATTTGTGAAAGAATTAAATTAGTAAATGCTAATGTTCTTGCCTTTTTCAATCCATATCCCATCATTAATGAACCTTGGAATATGCCAAAGGTTAACATCCCTGTTACTACTCCTCTTCTTATTATTTTTTTCTTAAGTTCTATGTCAACAAGACTTTTTTCTTTTGATACAGGTAAATAATTCATCATGTTCTTTGATGGCTTTTCCAGCGTTAATGACGAACCTAATATTGTTTCAGCTACAGCATTTACCCATAATACTTGTAGTGATAATAACAATGGCATTTTAGTAATAATACATGCTAATAAAATAGATAACACTTCACTTAAACTACCTGAAAGTAAATATCTAACACAGCTTTTTATCTTCAGATTAACATTTCTTCCCTCTTCAATCGCTGCAACTATTGTTGCAAAATTATCATCTGTAAGAATTATATCTGCTGTGTCTCTAGCAACATCACTTCCATTCCCTCCCATAGCTATTCCTATATCTGCTTCCTTAATAGCAGGCGCATCATTTACTCCATCACCTGTCATTGCGACTACATTTCCTGCTCTCTTGAAAGCTTTTACTATTTTATACTTCTGCTCTGGAGATGTTCTTGCAAAAACTTCTATTTTATTAATTATAGCAGTTAAATCGTCATCACTCATCTCTTCTAATTCATTTCCACACAATATCATACCATCATTTAAAAGTCCTATCTTTCTTCCTATGGCTGATGCAGTAGTTTTATTATCCCCTGTTATCATTACAACTTTTACACCTGCACATATACATCTTTTAATACAATCTTGTACTCCTTCTCTTGGAGGATCTTCCATACCAACCAATCCTAAAAATACAAAATTATTATCTATACTTATATTATCTTTGCACGCCCTTTTATAAGCAAATGCTAAAACTCTTAATGCTTTTCTTCCCATTTCTTCGCATTTGTAATGAAGATTTTCTTTATCTGCGGAAGTAATTAATCTTTCCTCACCATTTTCATAAATTCTCGTACATTTATCTAAAACTTTACTTAATGAGCCTTTACAATAAGATTCCACTTCTTCTTTATTATCAACCAATACTGTCATATATCTAGTTGAACTATCAAAAGGTATTTCCTTTATTCTCTCATGCTCATTTATTATATCATCTACATTTGTATTATTTTTATATGCAACAGTTAACAATGCTGCTTCAGTTGGGTCTCCATGAATCTGCCATCTTCCATCGCATTTTGAAATATTTGAATTATTGCACAAAACACCTGCTTTAATTATTTTATCTAAACATTCCTTTTTATGTACTTCTCCAGATTTAAGTATTATATCTCCTTTAGAATTATATCCTGACCCTGTAACTTCATACAAATTGTTATCAATATAAATTTCTTTTACAGTCATCTCATTCATAGTAAGAGTTCCTGTTTTATCACAACATATTACATTTGCAGATCCTAGAGTCTCAACTGCTGGCAACTTTCTTACAATTGCATTTTTTGCTGTCATCCTTTGAACTGAAAACGCCATTATTGCTGTAACCACAGCTGGTAAGCTTTCAGGTATTGCTCCCATTGCAAAACTGATTCCCAAAATAAATACTTGAGCCAAAGATGCACCTCTAAAAAATCCTAAAGCACTTATTCCTATGCAAAGTGCAAAGGACATCTTTGTAATTTTATTTGTAAACTTTCTTATCTTTTTTTCAATAGGTGCAGATTGATTATTAATATTTTGAAGCATATATGCTATCTTACCTATCTCTGTATTTATGCCAGTATTTATAACTACAGCCTTACCTCTTCCATATAATATATTAGTTCCCATATAAATTATATTATATCTATTAGCCAATTCTGTATTCTTATCACAAATCTCTAAATCCTTACAAACCGGTGTACTTTCTCCAGTAAGAGTTGATTCTGAAGTTTTTAATTCATAACACTCTATCAGCCTAGCATCAGCAGGCACTTTTTGCCCAGATTCTACTATAATTATATCTCCTGGGACAAGACATTTTGCATCAATTATCTGTTGTTTTCCATTCCTTATTACAGTTGCACTTTTCACGATCATTTCCTTAAGTGAGTATAAGGACTTCTCCGCTTTATACTGCTGAACTGTACTTAGTATTGTCTCAATTGCAGTAATACTTAAAATAGCTGCTGCATCTGCAAATTGCCCAAATATAAGCGATACAACTCCTGCTCCTACTAGCAATTTAGTAGAGAATATATTAAGATTTTTAAAAAATATTGCAATTATTGATTTCCTTTTGCCTTCTGAAATCACATTTAATCCAAATTCATTTAGTTTTTTATCTACTTGTGTTTTAGATAAACCCGTTATAAAATCAGTGTTCAAATTTTTTTCAATATCACATATTTTAATAGAATGATATGCACTTCCATAACTTACATTGTTATTAGAAATTGAGATAGGTCTTCTCTTATTTTTTATTTTTTCTATATTCTGAGCTTTAACATTTTTTTGATTCATTGATGAGTTTTCTATTTGAATATCTTTAATCATGTTTGAATTTATTTTTTGCGAAACAAACTTATAAATTTCTCTTTTCATCAAGCGCTCATCTGTTATTTCATCATCATATACAATTAATAATCTTCCTGTAATCGGATTTGCCTTGCAATATTTTACACCTGTTATTCTGCTAGATAATCTTTCTAGCTCTAAGGCATTTTCT
This genomic interval carries:
- a CDS encoding ABC transporter ATP-binding protein, whose translation is MIEVNNLSFEIDGKQILKEVNLKINKGTIFGIIGPNGVGKTTLLRCLTGIYKPTCGNINYDGKEVYDNGEVKSQIGYVADENIMQTKFKVKEVLKYYQYTYDNFDEKKFNELNEIFKIPTNKFIFQLSKGMKMRLSIMLAFSIHAKYLVLDEPTSGLDAILKNKLLKIFLDEVFENGTTIVISSHHLGELERICDEVAIFDEGVISYENSVENMKNKIKKIQVAFDKPVSEEDLRLKGTFKISKLGRVFTIVTDEYDEQLIKELEKLNPLFIEEIDLSLEDIFIYKVDKEDNNEKIFE
- a CDS encoding GntR family transcriptional regulator — its product is MLKVDPRSSTPIYEQIELGIKELILKGALQGGDKIPSVREMAGILTINPNTISKAYGELERDGIIETLRGKGTFVVDNFKSKVDENKMQHISEELKKIILEASYNGMNKDSFVELALKIFSELGVDNK
- a CDS encoding cation-translocating P-type ATPase, with product MSLMCSATDSDVTYKRIRVYIQSIYKNLENALELERLSSRITGVKYCKANPITGRLLIVYDDEITDERLMKREIYKFVSQKINSNMIKDIQIENSSMNQKNVKAQNIEKIKNKRRPISISNNNVSYGSAYHSIKICDIEKNLNTDFITGLSKTQVDKKLNEFGLNVISEGKRKSIIAIFFKNLNIFSTKLLVGAGVVSLIFGQFADAAAILSITAIETILSTVQQYKAEKSLYSLKEMIVKSATVIRNGKQQIIDAKCLVPGDIIIVESGQKVPADARLIECYELKTSESTLTGESTPVCKDLEICDKNTELANRYNIIYMGTNILYGRGKAVVINTGINTEIGKIAYMLQNINNQSAPIEKKIRKFTNKITKMSFALCIGISALGFFRGASLAQVFILGISFAMGAIPESLPAVVTAIMAFSVQRMTAKNAIVRKLPAVETLGSANVICCDKTGTLTMNEMTVKEIYIDNNLYEVTGSGYNSKGDIILKSGEVHKKECLDKIIKAGVLCNNSNISKCDGRWQIHGDPTEAALLTVAYKNNTNVDDIINEHERIKEIPFDSSTRYMTVLVDNKEEVESYCKGSLSKVLDKCTRIYENGEERLITSADKENLHYKCEEMGRKALRVLAFAYKRACKDNISIDNNFVFLGLVGMEDPPREGVQDCIKRCICAGVKVVMITGDNKTTASAIGRKIGLLNDGMILCGNELEEMSDDDLTAIINKIEVFARTSPEQKYKIVKAFKRAGNVVAMTGDGVNDAPAIKEADIGIAMGGNGSDVARDTADIILTDDNFATIVAAIEEGRNVNLKIKSCVRYLLSGSLSEVLSILLACIITKMPLLLSLQVLWVNAVAETILGSSLTLEKPSKNMMNYLPVSKEKSLVDIELKKKIIRRGVVTGMLTFGIFQGSLMMGYGLKKARTLAFTNLILSQIVNVYDCKSNKKCKNRYMNAASVVCLIMQGGILYFSPIRSFFKTTRLNILDLLILSGTTTLSKI